The following are encoded in a window of Streptococcus pasteurianus genomic DNA:
- a CDS encoding Cof-type HAD-IIB family hydrolase, with protein sequence MIKKMIALDLDGTLLRSDNTISDYTVETIKKVQNKGHKVVIATGRPYRMALEHYRRLELSTPMISFNGSLTHLPEKKWEWEHSVTIDKQYLLDILDMQQSIEADFIASEYRKKFYISAQDHNRVNPQLFGVPEITKKMSMDIKKITKNPNGILMQTRHQDKYALAEEMRKHFNYAIEVDSWGGPLNILEFSPKGINKAYALKYLLKILNISQDNLIAFGDEHNDTEMLSFAGTGYAMKNASDTLLPFADKQSEFSNEEDGVAKELEKIFL encoded by the coding sequence ATGATAAAGAAAATGATTGCACTTGATTTAGACGGCACATTGTTGCGCAGCGACAATACCATTTCAGATTATACCGTTGAAACGATTAAAAAGGTTCAAAATAAAGGGCATAAGGTCGTTATTGCAACTGGGCGTCCTTATCGTATGGCACTTGAACACTATCGCCGCCTTGAATTATCAACTCCGATGATTTCTTTCAATGGCTCGCTCACGCATTTACCCGAGAAAAAATGGGAATGGGAACATAGCGTTACGATTGACAAGCAATACCTGCTTGATATTCTTGATATGCAACAAAGCATTGAAGCAGATTTTATTGCCAGCGAGTACCGAAAAAAATTCTATATTAGCGCCCAAGACCATAATCGCGTAAACCCTCAGCTTTTCGGTGTCCCAGAAATTACTAAAAAAATGTCAATGGACATCAAAAAAATCACTAAAAATCCGAACGGCATTCTCATGCAAACACGCCATCAAGATAAATACGCTCTTGCAGAAGAGATGCGTAAACACTTCAATTACGCAATCGAAGTTGATTCTTGGGGCGGTCCGCTGAACATTCTCGAATTTTCACCAAAAGGTATCAACAAAGCCTATGCTTTAAAATATCTCCTAAAAATACTCAATATCTCTCAAGATAACTTGATTGCTTTTGGTGACGAACATAATGACACCGAGATGCTATCATTTGCTGGAACAGGCTACGCTATGAAAAATGCAAGTGACACTCTTCTGCCATTTGCCGATAAACAAAGTGAATTTTCTAATGAAGAAGATGGTGTTGCCAAAGAACTTGAAAAAATTTTTCTATAA